The Pseudodesulfovibrio alkaliphilus genome has a window encoding:
- a CDS encoding helix-turn-helix domain-containing protein has product MKHFNLSETIALYIMTCTNEELTQLTRYSIAETFQVNKSYLSKRFKEDLNLSLSSYIDQEKAVRSRIIMAATERTTVEEIAQRLGIAKPQQFRIKFRQIFHTTPGRFIRIAGKAK; this is encoded by the coding sequence ATGAAACACTTCAATCTTTCCGAAACAATCGCCCTGTACATCATGACGTGTACCAACGAGGAGCTGACTCAACTCACGCGCTACTCCATCGCGGAGACCTTTCAGGTCAACAAGAGTTACCTTTCCAAGCGGTTCAAGGAGGATCTGAACCTCTCTCTGTCAAGCTACATTGATCAGGAAAAGGCGGTGCGGTCGCGGATTATCATGGCCGCCACGGAGCGGACCACCGTGGAGGAGATCGCCCAGCGGCTGGGCATTGCCAAGCCGCAACAGTTTCGCATCAAGTTCCGGCAAATCTTCCACACCACGCCGGGCCGGTTCATCAGAATCGCAGGCAAGGCGAAATGA